The Sphingomonas sp. So64.6b genome includes a region encoding these proteins:
- a CDS encoding CaiB/BaiF CoA-transferase family protein — protein MGAPPLTGLKVVELARILAGPWAGQTLADLGAEVIKVESPEGDDTRTWGPPFISNPDGSKDAGYFHATNRGKKSVVVDFRTPEGQAQVRALVAEADVLIENFKVGALAKYGLDYASLSALNPRLVYCSITGFGQTGPYAHRPGYDFIIQGMGGIMDLTGEPDGAPQKTGVAFADLFTGLYSVIAIQAALTARDKTGRGQQIDMSLLDTMTGVLANQAMNYFVSGQTPARVGNAHMNVSPYAVFPTRDGWFILAVGNDGQFQRFCTALGLTDMAADPRYASNAGRLEHKPALFAAIGEATSRLDRDPLLATLEAVGVPAGPINTVAQAFADPQVVHRGMALTLDRNGQTLPGLRTPITFSDSGLALDRAAPMLGADNPETAE, from the coding sequence ATGGGCGCGCCGCCCCTCACCGGCCTGAAGGTCGTGGAACTCGCGCGTATTCTCGCCGGGCCATGGGCGGGCCAGACGCTTGCCGATCTTGGCGCCGAGGTGATCAAGGTCGAAAGCCCCGAGGGCGACGACACGCGCACTTGGGGCCCGCCCTTCATCAGCAATCCGGACGGCAGCAAAGATGCCGGTTATTTCCACGCAACCAATCGCGGCAAGAAATCGGTGGTGGTGGATTTCCGTACGCCAGAGGGCCAGGCACAGGTCCGTGCACTGGTTGCCGAGGCCGATGTGCTGATCGAGAATTTCAAGGTCGGCGCACTGGCCAAATATGGCCTGGATTATGCCAGCCTGAGCGCGCTCAACCCCCGCCTCGTCTATTGCTCGATCACCGGTTTCGGCCAGACGGGCCCCTATGCGCACCGCCCCGGTTACGACTTCATCATCCAGGGCATGGGCGGGATCATGGACCTGACCGGCGAACCCGACGGCGCGCCGCAGAAGACCGGGGTCGCCTTTGCCGACCTGTTCACCGGTCTTTATTCGGTGATCGCGATTCAGGCAGCGCTCACCGCGCGCGACAAGACCGGGCGCGGGCAGCAGATCGATATGTCGTTGCTCGACACGATGACCGGTGTGCTCGCCAACCAGGCGATGAATTATTTCGTCAGCGGCCAGACCCCGGCACGTGTCGGCAACGCGCATATGAACGTGTCGCCCTATGCCGTCTTCCCGACGCGCGACGGCTGGTTCATCCTGGCGGTCGGCAATGACGGTCAGTTCCAACGCTTCTGCACAGCGCTCGGGCTGACCGACATGGCGGCCGATCCGCGCTATGCGAGCAATGCCGGCCGGCTGGAGCATAAGCCGGCGCTGTTCGCGGCGATCGGCGAGGCCACATCCAGACTCGACCGCGATCCACTGCTCGCGACGCTTGAGGCGGTCGGCGTGCCTGCCGGGCCGATCAATACCGTCGCCCAGGCGTTCGCCGATCCGCAGGTCGTCCATCGCGGCATGGCGCTGACGCTTGACCGCAATGGCCAGACGCTTCCCGGTCTGCGCACGCCGATCACCTTCTCCGACTCCGGTCTCGCGCTCGATCGCGCCGCGCCAATGCTGGGGGCGGATAATCCCGAGACGGCGGAATGA
- a CDS encoding (2Fe-2S)-binding protein: MTRFTVNNQPIQYKMDPATPLLWALRDASNLTGTKYGCGNGQCGACTVDIDGQAVKSCQTTIGSIEGSIVTTIEGLSRERDHPAQLAFIADNVPQCGFCIPGMIMAVSVLLKKNGNPSEEDIREGITNLCRCGVYPRLVEAVLRAARVQRGDEQIAAGMAPGIDPRDAARVVPALVPTP, encoded by the coding sequence ATGACCCGCTTCACCGTCAACAACCAGCCAATCCAGTACAAGATGGACCCGGCGACGCCGCTGCTCTGGGCATTGCGCGACGCGTCCAACCTGACCGGCACCAAATATGGCTGCGGCAACGGCCAGTGCGGCGCGTGTACCGTCGATATCGATGGTCAGGCGGTCAAGTCCTGCCAGACGACGATCGGCTCGATTGAGGGCAGCATCGTCACCACGATCGAGGGGCTATCGCGCGAGCGCGATCATCCGGCGCAGCTTGCCTTCATCGCCGACAATGTGCCGCAATGCGGTTTCTGCATTCCCGGTATGATCATGGCCGTGTCGGTATTGTTGAAGAAGAACGGCAACCCAAGCGAGGAGGATATTCGCGAGGGGATCACCAATCTGTGCCGTTGCGGCGTGTACCCGCGTCTGGTCGAAGCGGTGCTGCGCGCCGCGCGGGTTCAGCGCGGCGATGAACAGATCGCTGCGGGCATGGCGCCGGGAATCGATCCTCGCGATGCCGCCAGAGTCGTGCCCGCACTCGTGCCGACGCCGTAA
- a CDS encoding sugar MFS transporter, with amino-acid sequence MHVDPTTSAPGTLPVDETATKGVDAPDLQVFVFALFFIFGGITSLNDVIIPKLKDLFTLSYAQALLVQSAFFAAYFIFSIPAAAIVRKAGYMRAASIGLLTMTAGCLLFVPASQSGTFAVFLLALFVLAAGITTVQVVANPLISLLGPPRTAHSRLTFAQFFNSVGTTIFPIVGSILILGSLANVDGSKLTGAALDAFRTAETQMVVKTYLALAVALVIVAAVVWTRRNRLGNVVDDSGSILKAFGLLERPRFGIGAMCIFLYVGAEVAIGSLIVSYLEQSNTLGFDAVTAGKHVAYYWGGAMVGRFIGAFALRVISPGKVLAGVAIGAIALIAISTNTTGAIAGWSLLAIGLMNSIMFPTIFSLASEGLGRRAAEGSGIIAMAIVGGAVIPPLTGLIADHSTLQFAMILPAACYAIIFAYGIYARRPAPEIAAS; translated from the coding sequence ATGCACGTCGATCCAACCACCTCCGCGCCAGGCACGTTGCCGGTCGATGAGACCGCGACCAAGGGCGTCGATGCGCCCGATCTGCAGGTCTTCGTCTTCGCCCTGTTCTTCATCTTCGGCGGCATCACTTCACTCAACGATGTGATCATTCCCAAGCTGAAAGACCTGTTCACGCTCAGCTATGCTCAGGCTCTTCTGGTGCAATCGGCTTTTTTCGCCGCTTATTTCATCTTCTCGATTCCAGCGGCTGCGATCGTGCGCAAGGCGGGTTATATGCGCGCCGCGTCGATCGGCCTGCTGACCATGACAGCGGGCTGCCTGTTGTTCGTACCCGCGTCGCAATCGGGCACTTTCGCGGTCTTCCTGCTCGCCCTTTTCGTTCTCGCGGCGGGGATCACCACGGTGCAGGTGGTGGCGAATCCGCTGATCTCGTTGCTCGGGCCGCCGCGCACCGCGCATAGCCGCCTGACCTTCGCGCAATTCTTCAACTCCGTCGGCACCACGATATTCCCGATCGTTGGCTCGATCCTGATCCTGGGCTCGCTGGCCAATGTCGATGGGTCTAAACTGACCGGGGCTGCGCTCGACGCGTTCCGCACCGCCGAAACCCAGATGGTCGTGAAGACATATCTCGCACTCGCCGTGGCACTGGTAATCGTGGCGGCGGTGGTGTGGACGCGACGCAACCGGCTCGGCAATGTTGTGGACGATAGCGGCAGCATCCTGAAGGCGTTCGGGTTGCTGGAACGCCCGCGCTTCGGCATCGGCGCGATGTGCATCTTCCTTTACGTCGGTGCGGAGGTCGCGATCGGATCGCTGATCGTCAGTTATCTCGAACAATCCAACACGCTCGGCTTCGATGCGGTCACCGCCGGCAAGCATGTCGCCTATTATTGGGGCGGCGCGATGGTCGGACGTTTCATCGGCGCATTCGCGCTGCGCGTCATCTCTCCGGGCAAGGTGCTGGCCGGCGTCGCTATCGGCGCGATCGCCTTGATCGCTATTTCGACGAATACCACGGGCGCCATCGCCGGCTGGTCGTTGCTGGCGATCGGATTGATGAACTCGATCATGTTCCCGACGATCTTCAGCCTTGCCAGCGAAGGCCTGGGACGGCGCGCGGCCGAGGGGTCGGGGATCATCGCGATGGCGATCGTCGGCGGTGCGGTGATTCCGCCGCTGACCGGTTTGATCGCCGACCATTCGACGCTGCAGTTCGCGATGATCCTGCCGGCCGCATGTTATGCGATCATCTTCGCCTACGGCATCTACGCGCGCCGCCCGGCGCCGGAGATTGCGGCGAGCTAA
- a CDS encoding RcnB family protein: protein MAATALIPAAASAENVNSDRNDRGGAFRQGRGDGGQRVEPRRENPRPAPQAQPQQPRPQAVEGRGQGRGNWEGRPQVRQPQVQQPQGQPNRGGFGQNGRGQDWRGNGSNRPDITPGGRGPDVSRERPDLRVDGRGGRPDVRGDGRGGRPDVRGDGRGGRPDVRGDGRGGNDGNWRGNRGGNDGRNGNWRGDRGGSDARNGNGNWRDNRGGYNGRGGRDYNDRRAWNRDWRRDGRYNWNDRRARDRNAYHLPRYYAPYGWNSGYRRFSIGFTLSSILFNQNYWLDDASYYGLPDAYGEYRWVRYYNDALLVDIYTGEVVDTVYDIFW from the coding sequence TTGGCCGCAACGGCTCTGATCCCGGCAGCCGCGTCGGCCGAGAATGTTAATAGTGATCGCAACGATCGCGGCGGCGCTTTCCGCCAGGGTCGCGGCGATGGCGGTCAGCGCGTGGAGCCACGCCGCGAAAATCCGCGGCCTGCGCCCCAGGCTCAGCCGCAACAGCCGCGTCCGCAGGCCGTCGAGGGCCGCGGTCAGGGCCGCGGCAATTGGGAAGGCCGGCCACAGGTCCGCCAGCCCCAGGTGCAGCAGCCCCAGGGCCAGCCAAATCGTGGCGGTTTCGGCCAGAATGGGCGCGGTCAGGATTGGCGTGGCAATGGCAGCAATCGGCCCGATATCACGCCCGGCGGCCGTGGCCCCGATGTGAGCCGTGAACGGCCCGACCTGCGTGTCGATGGTCGCGGCGGTCGACCGGACGTGCGCGGCGATGGTCGCGGTGGTCGCCCCGATGTACGTGGCGACGGTCGAGGCGGCCGCCCGGATGTTCGCGGCGATGGCCGCGGTGGCAATGACGGCAACTGGCGCGGCAATCGTGGCGGCAATGATGGTCGCAACGGCAATTGGCGTGGCGACCGCGGCGGCAGCGATGCCCGGAACGGCAATGGCAATTGGCGTGACAATCGCGGCGGCTATAACGGCCGGGGCGGTCGCGACTATAACGACCGCCGTGCGTGGAACCGCGATTGGCGCCGGGACGGCCGCTACAACTGGAACGATCGCCGCGCGCGTGATCGCAACGCCTATCACTTGCCGCGTTACTATGCGCCCTATGGCTGGAACTCGGGCTATCGCCGCTTCTCGATCGGGTTCACGCTGAGCTCGATCCTGTTCAACCAGAATTACTGGCTGGACGATGCGAGCTACTATGGTTTGCCCGATGCTTATGGTGAGTATCGCTGGGTGCGCTATTACAACGATGCGCTGCTGGTTGATATCTACACCGGCGAAGTGGTCGATACGGTGTACGATATCTTCTGGTAA
- a CDS encoding TetR/AcrR family transcriptional regulator → MSMEPGAAAFPDDESGTKRFRAKRDAILAAAAQAINEQSAKGMTFADVARRVGLNTTSVTYYFKRKDDLATACFENTLDRLQAMLDEAMKEPTPQKRVARYLSINMQRLTRIEQGLETPFAVLSDLRAMEEPVRSQLMAAWRDVFRKTRSLWGPGRSRTETDLFGARAHVLLENTFWLPVWLVRYELDQFSRVEKRLMDVFEHGIAASGQQWAPTLIDLDHDESEPGREAFLLAATRLINELGYRGASVQKIASELNVTKGSFYHHLDAKDDLVIACYKRSFDTIADAQHLSDERGGSYWHRLSSTIATLCDIQFSERGPLLRTTALHGLPAGVRRAMVERSNRIARRYAGTMSDGIAEGSIRAIDSLIAAQALMALQNAAFDMRKWASTMPRDRAVAFYASTLAFGLFDDRVLAL, encoded by the coding sequence ATGAGCATGGAGCCAGGGGCCGCAGCATTTCCGGACGACGAGAGCGGCACGAAGCGTTTCCGGGCGAAGCGCGACGCGATCCTTGCCGCCGCCGCTCAGGCGATCAACGAACAGAGCGCGAAAGGCATGACCTTCGCCGATGTCGCGCGCCGTGTCGGACTCAACACGACCAGCGTGACCTATTATTTCAAGCGCAAGGACGATTTGGCGACCGCCTGTTTCGAGAATACGCTCGACCGGCTGCAAGCGATGCTCGACGAAGCGATGAAGGAGCCGACGCCGCAAAAACGCGTTGCGCGTTATTTGTCGATCAATATGCAGCGCTTGACGCGGATCGAACAGGGGCTGGAAACCCCATTTGCCGTACTGTCCGACCTGCGCGCGATGGAGGAGCCGGTACGCAGTCAGTTGATGGCGGCGTGGCGAGACGTGTTCCGCAAGACGCGCAGCCTGTGGGGCCCGGGCCGCAGCCGCACGGAGACCGACCTGTTCGGCGCGCGCGCGCATGTTCTGCTCGAAAACACTTTCTGGCTGCCGGTTTGGCTGGTGCGTTACGAACTCGATCAGTTCAGCCGGGTCGAAAAGCGGCTGATGGATGTGTTCGAACACGGCATCGCGGCGAGCGGCCAACAATGGGCGCCGACCTTGATCGATCTCGACCATGACGAGTCGGAACCGGGGCGGGAGGCGTTTCTGCTCGCCGCGACGCGGCTGATCAATGAACTCGGCTATCGCGGCGCCTCGGTGCAGAAGATCGCGTCGGAGCTGAATGTCACCAAGGGCAGTTTCTACCATCATCTCGATGCCAAGGACGATCTGGTCATCGCTTGCTACAAACGCAGCTTCGATACGATCGCTGATGCGCAGCATCTGTCGGACGAGCGTGGCGGAAGTTATTGGCATCGCCTGTCGAGCACCATCGCGACGCTGTGCGACATCCAGTTCTCCGAACGCGGCCCGCTACTCCGGACCACCGCACTGCACGGCCTGCCCGCCGGCGTGCGGCGCGCGATGGTCGAAAGATCGAACCGGATCGCGCGGCGCTATGCCGGGACGATGAGCGACGGCATCGCCGAAGGATCGATCCGCGCGATCGACTCGCTGATCGCAGCACAGGCGCTGATGGCGCTGCAGAACGCCGCATTCGACATGCGCAAATGGGCCAGCACCATGCCACGCGATCGAGCGGTGGCGTTTTATGCCTCGACGCTGGCGTTCGGGTTGTTCGACGATCGGGTGCTTGCGCTTTAG
- a CDS encoding CaiB/BaiF CoA-transferase family protein: MNAPLHGIRIVEIASIGPGPFCGMMLADHGAEVIRIARPGGAGSVTVEATDPLLRSRRTITLDLKKPEAVGAVRKIAATADGLIEGFRPGVMERLGLGPDLLIGDNPKLVYGRMTGWGQTGPLAQAPGHDINYIALSGALHAYGPAGGKPAFPINMVGDFGGGGMMLAFGMLSAILGAKATGRGQVVDCAMTEGSAVLMSMIWGFRGAGRWSDARGTNLLDGGAHFYDTYETADGKWVSIGAIEPQFYAALRQVMALDGDEWAAQFDPRQWPVLKARLTEMFKTRSRDQWCAAFEGHEVCFAPVLGFDEAVADPHNVARGAFIDVGGIVQPAPAPRYSISEAVPPAMADESDSAAILADCGFTPDEIAVLTA, encoded by the coding sequence ATGAACGCGCCGCTTCACGGCATCCGTATCGTCGAGATCGCCAGCATCGGCCCCGGTCCGTTCTGCGGAATGATGCTCGCCGATCACGGCGCGGAGGTGATCCGCATCGCCCGCCCCGGCGGCGCGGGCAGCGTCACGGTCGAAGCGACCGATCCGCTGCTCCGTTCACGCCGCACGATCACGCTCGACCTCAAGAAACCAGAAGCGGTCGGCGCGGTGCGCAAGATCGCCGCTACCGCCGATGGGCTGATCGAGGGTTTTCGGCCCGGTGTGATGGAACGGCTCGGGCTTGGCCCGGACCTGCTGATCGGCGACAATCCGAAGCTCGTTTATGGCCGCATGACCGGCTGGGGCCAAACCGGGCCGCTCGCCCAGGCCCCCGGCCATGACATTAATTATATCGCGCTGTCGGGGGCGCTGCACGCTTATGGCCCCGCCGGCGGCAAGCCCGCCTTCCCGATCAACATGGTTGGCGATTTCGGCGGCGGCGGGATGATGCTCGCATTCGGCATGCTCAGCGCCATCCTCGGCGCAAAGGCAACCGGTCGAGGGCAAGTCGTCGATTGTGCGATGACCGAGGGGTCGGCGGTGCTGATGAGCATGATCTGGGGCTTTCGCGGCGCCGGCCGCTGGAGCGATGCGCGCGGCACCAACCTGCTCGATGGCGGCGCGCATTTCTACGACACCTATGAAACCGCCGACGGAAAATGGGTTTCGATCGGCGCGATCGAGCCGCAATTCTACGCCGCGCTCCGCCAGGTGATGGCGCTGGATGGCGATGAATGGGCCGCGCAGTTCGACCCACGCCAATGGCCGGTGTTGAAGGCGCGCCTGACGGAGATGTTCAAGACCCGCAGCCGCGATCAATGGTGCGCGGCGTTCGAGGGCCATGAAGTGTGTTTCGCGCCGGTGCTGGGTTTCGACGAAGCGGTCGCCGACCCGCACAATGTTGCGCGCGGCGCATTTATCGATGTCGGCGGAATCGTCCAGCCGGCCCCTGCCCCGCGTTATTCGATCAGCGAGGCTGTCCCGCCCGCGATGGCCGATGAGTCGGACAGCGCGGCGATCCTCGCCGACTGCGGCTTTACGCCGGACGAGATCGCCGTGCTGACCGCTTAG
- a CDS encoding class II aldolase/adducin family protein yields the protein MATAVLRNSQMSEAEWEARQELAACYRVFDMLGWSEMIYNHITVKLDEEGAFLINPFGLHFSEVTASSLVKIDIDGNKLDDNPYPVNRAGFVQHALFHRHLPDAHCIMHTHTTAGMAVSSVKGGLQPTNFYACNFIGQIAYHDFEGVTVRDEEGERLLEHLGDKRVMLLKNHGILVMGKTLPEAFVKHWALQRACEIQVATLGMGEPLVVPPEVIAVHQRDLYMAQVPGGAGAADFAAMVRKVDKIDTSWRN from the coding sequence ATGGCCACCGCAGTGCTACGCAACAGCCAGATGAGCGAAGCCGAATGGGAAGCGCGGCAGGAGCTCGCCGCCTGTTATCGCGTGTTCGACATGCTCGGCTGGTCGGAGATGATCTATAACCACATCACGGTGAAGCTGGATGAGGAAGGCGCCTTCCTGATCAATCCGTTCGGGCTGCATTTCAGCGAAGTCACCGCATCGAGCCTGGTCAAGATCGACATCGACGGCAACAAGCTCGACGACAATCCCTATCCGGTCAATCGCGCCGGTTTCGTGCAGCATGCGCTGTTCCATCGCCACTTGCCCGACGCGCATTGCATCATGCACACGCATACCACCGCGGGCATGGCGGTCAGTTCGGTCAAGGGCGGCCTGCAGCCGACCAATTTCTACGCCTGCAATTTCATCGGCCAGATCGCCTATCATGATTTCGAAGGCGTCACCGTACGTGACGAGGAAGGCGAGCGGCTGCTCGAGCATCTTGGCGACAAGCGCGTCATGCTGCTCAAGAATCACGGCATCCTGGTGATGGGCAAGACCCTGCCCGAGGCGTTCGTCAAACATTGGGCGTTGCAGCGCGCATGCGAGATCCAGGTCGCGACGCTCGGCATGGGCGAGCCTTTGGTCGTCCCGCCCGAAGTGATCGCGGTACATCAACGCGACCTTTACATGGCGCAGGTGCCCGGCGGCGCGGGCGCCGCGGACTTCGCGGCGATGGTCCGCAAGGTCGACAAGATCGATACCAGTTGGCGGAATTGA
- a CDS encoding acyl-CoA dehydrogenase family protein: MDFTLSERETYFRDRVKSFIDQNIRPRQDDYHKQSHEGDRWKVIPVIEEMKEKTKAAGLWNFFMPPHSGQSHVDDSFEFEGTQLTNLEYALCAEEMGRVGWASECFNCSAPDTGNMEVLHRYGTLEQKEKWLRPLMNGEIRSAFLMTEPAVASSDATNIETRMERDGDHYVINGTKWWSSGVGDPRCKIAITMGKTNPEGSRHSQQSQILVPMDTPGVTIKRMLSVYGYDHAPHGHGEVVLENVRVPVENLLLGEGRGFEIAQGRLGPGRIHHCMRTIGVAENGIEAMAKRLLTRVAFGKRIADHSVWEERIARARIDIEMTRLLCLKAADMMDRAGNKSAQLEIAMIKVAAPLMALRILDDAIQAHGGGGVSGDFHLAHDWAALRTLRFADGPDEVHNRAIARNEFGRYADLPEAIAAKEQVRR; encoded by the coding sequence ATGGATTTCACATTGAGCGAGCGGGAGACCTATTTTCGGGACCGCGTAAAGAGCTTTATCGATCAGAACATCCGACCGCGGCAGGACGATTACCACAAGCAAAGTCATGAGGGCGATCGCTGGAAAGTGATCCCCGTGATCGAGGAGATGAAGGAAAAGACCAAGGCCGCCGGCCTGTGGAATTTCTTCATGCCGCCGCATTCCGGCCAGAGCCATGTCGACGACAGCTTCGAATTCGAAGGCACGCAGCTCACCAACCTCGAATATGCATTGTGCGCCGAGGAAATGGGCCGGGTCGGCTGGGCCTCGGAGTGCTTTAATTGCTCCGCGCCCGACACCGGCAACATGGAAGTGCTGCACCGCTACGGTACGTTGGAGCAGAAGGAGAAATGGCTCCGCCCGCTAATGAACGGCGAAATCCGTTCCGCCTTTCTGATGACCGAACCGGCGGTGGCCTCGTCCGACGCGACCAATATCGAAACGCGCATGGAACGCGACGGCGATCATTATGTCATCAACGGCACCAAATGGTGGTCGAGCGGCGTCGGTGATCCGCGGTGCAAAATCGCGATCACCATGGGCAAGACCAATCCGGAAGGATCGCGGCACAGCCAGCAAAGCCAGATTCTCGTACCGATGGACACGCCCGGCGTGACCATCAAACGCATGCTTTCGGTTTATGGGTATGATCATGCGCCACACGGGCATGGCGAAGTCGTGCTCGAAAATGTCCGCGTACCGGTGGAGAATTTGCTGCTCGGCGAAGGGCGCGGATTCGAGATCGCGCAGGGGCGGCTCGGGCCGGGCCGCATCCATCATTGCATGCGCACCATCGGCGTGGCCGAAAACGGCATCGAGGCGATGGCCAAGCGATTGCTGACCCGCGTCGCGTTCGGCAAGCGCATCGCCGATCATTCGGTGTGGGAAGAACGCATCGCGCGCGCGCGCATCGATATCGAGATGACACGCCTGCTCTGCCTGAAGGCGGCCGACATGATGGACCGCGCGGGCAACAAGTCGGCCCAGCTCGAGATCGCGATGATTAAGGTCGCCGCGCCATTGATGGCGCTGAGGATCCTCGACGATGCGATCCAGGCGCATGGCGGTGGCGGCGTGTCGGGTGATTTCCATCTGGCGCACGATTGGGCGGCATTGCGCACCTTGCGTTTTGCCGACGGTCCCGACGAGGTCCATAACAGGGCGATCGCGCGCAACGAGTTCGGGCGTTACGCCGACCTGCCCGAGGCGATCGCGGCGAAGGAGCAGGTGCGGCGGTAG
- a CDS encoding class III extradiol ring-cleavage dioxygenase, with protein sequence MRMPTLFIPHGGGPCFFMDPAGGPPDPMWRPMQAYLAGLIDSLPARPKAILMVSGHWEADAVTVHVGDGQPMMFDYFGFPEHTYDLQWPAPGAPDVARSAAALIAGAGFDVREEASRGWDHGVFIPMMVAVPGADIPLAQMSLRKDLDPAAHIAIGLALAPLRDEGVLIVGSGMSFHNLRARGPQVTSVADEWDAALTGAVTDPDPAKRAARVTRWEELPHARFAHPEADHLLPLMVALGAAGDDEAVRDYRDHVMGWAVSGYRFG encoded by the coding sequence ATAAGAATGCCAACGCTGTTCATTCCGCATGGCGGCGGGCCCTGCTTCTTCATGGACCCGGCGGGCGGCCCGCCCGATCCGATGTGGCGGCCGATGCAAGCCTATCTTGCCGGCTTGATCGATTCGCTGCCCGCGCGGCCCAAGGCGATCCTGATGGTGTCCGGCCATTGGGAGGCGGACGCCGTCACCGTGCATGTCGGCGACGGCCAGCCCATGATGTTCGACTATTTCGGCTTTCCCGAACACACCTATGACCTGCAATGGCCCGCGCCTGGTGCCCCCGATGTGGCGCGCAGCGCCGCAGCACTGATCGCCGGGGCGGGGTTTGATGTGCGCGAGGAAGCATCGCGCGGCTGGGATCACGGCGTGTTCATTCCTATGATGGTCGCGGTGCCGGGTGCGGACATCCCGCTGGCGCAGATGTCGTTGCGCAAGGATCTCGACCCCGCCGCGCATATCGCGATCGGGTTAGCACTGGCGCCGCTGCGTGACGAAGGCGTGCTGATCGTCGGATCTGGCATGAGTTTCCACAATCTTCGCGCGCGCGGGCCGCAGGTCACGTCGGTCGCCGACGAATGGGACGCGGCGCTGACGGGTGCGGTCACCGATCCCGATCCGGCGAAGCGGGCGGCGCGCGTCACTCGGTGGGAAGAGCTACCCCATGCACGGTTCGCGCATCCGGAGGCGGACCACCTGCTGCCGCTGATGGTCGCGCTCGGCGCGGCCGGCGATGATGAGGCGGTGCGCGACTATCGCGACCATGTCATGGGCTGGGCCGTGTCGGGGTATCGGTTCGGGTAA
- a CDS encoding acyl-CoA dehydrogenase: MSGMGQFDWADPFFLDDQLEDDERMIRDTARAYAQEKLSPRIIDAFQNEVTDVAIFREMGELGLLGPTVPEQYGGVGASYVAYGLVAREVERVDSGYRSMMSVQSSLVMYPIYAYGSEEQKHKYLPKLASGEWIGCFGLTEPDAGSDPGGMRTKAEKIDGGYRLSGAKTWISNSPIADVFIVWAKSDHHGGGIRGFVLEKGLKGLETPKIEGKLSLRASITGMIMLDGVEVGEDALLPDVQGLKGPFGCLNRARYGISWGALGAAEFCMHAARQYGLDRHQFGKPLAANQLYQKKLADMETEIALGLQASLRVGRLMDEGRFAPEMVSIVKRNNVGKALDIARMSRDMHGGNGISGEYQVMRHLMNLETVNTYEGAHDVHALILGRAITGIAAF, encoded by the coding sequence ATGAGCGGCATGGGCCAATTCGACTGGGCTGACCCCTTTTTCCTCGACGACCAGCTCGAGGATGATGAGCGGATGATCCGCGACACGGCGCGAGCCTATGCGCAGGAGAAGCTCAGCCCCCGCATCATCGATGCGTTCCAGAATGAAGTGACCGATGTCGCGATCTTCCGCGAGATGGGCGAGCTTGGCCTGCTCGGGCCGACCGTGCCGGAGCAATATGGCGGCGTCGGCGCCTCCTATGTCGCCTATGGCCTGGTCGCGCGGGAGGTCGAGCGGGTCGATTCCGGCTATCGCTCGATGATGAGCGTTCAGTCGAGCCTCGTAATGTATCCGATCTACGCCTACGGCTCCGAAGAGCAGAAACATAAATATCTGCCCAAGCTGGCGAGCGGCGAGTGGATCGGCTGTTTCGGCCTGACCGAGCCCGATGCGGGTTCCGACCCGGGCGGAATGCGCACCAAGGCCGAGAAGATCGACGGTGGTTATCGCCTGTCGGGCGCCAAGACCTGGATTTCCAATTCGCCGATCGCCGATGTCTTCATCGTCTGGGCCAAGTCCGACCATCATGGCGGCGGCATTCGCGGTTTCGTGCTGGAAAAAGGCTTGAAGGGGCTGGAGACTCCCAAGATCGAGGGCAAGCTGAGCTTGCGCGCCTCGATCACCGGCATGATCATGCTGGACGGCGTCGAAGTGGGCGAGGATGCCTTGCTTCCCGACGTGCAGGGCTTGAAGGGGCCGTTCGGGTGCCTCAACCGCGCACGCTATGGGATCAGTTGGGGCGCACTCGGCGCGGCCGAATTCTGCATGCATGCCGCGCGGCAATATGGCCTTGACCGGCATCAGTTCGGCAAGCCGCTCGCCGCCAACCAGCTTTACCAGAAGAAACTTGCCGATATGGAGACCGAGATCGCGCTCGGTCTGCAGGCTTCCTTACGCGTCGGACGCTTGATGGACGAAGGCCGGTTCGCGCCCGAGATGGTCTCGATCGTCAAACGCAACAATGTCGGCAAGGCGCTCGATATCGCACGGATGAGTCGCGACATGCACGGCGGCAACGGTATTTCGGGAGAATATCAGGTGATGCGTCACCTGATGAACCTCGAAACCGTCAACACCTATGAGGGCGCGCATGATGTCCACGCGCTGATCCTCGGCCGCGCGATCACGGGAATCGCGGCATTCTGA